A genomic window from Chitinophaga pollutisoli includes:
- a CDS encoding MFS transporter, with protein sequence MDQSSGKIYTLQFGLLCLSNLLFSASFNMMIPELPAYLTSLGGADYKGYIIGLFTLMAGLSRPFSGKLTDTIGRIPVMVFGSVICVICSLLYPMVSSVGAFLLLRFFHGFSTGFKPTGTSAYVADMVPFNRRGEAMGMVGLASTIGLSLGPSIGGSIANAWGIVTMFQISAIFALLSVVILIGMKETLHNREKFRPALLKISRHEIFEPAVMAPVVITFLTYFSYGALLTIIPDFSAHLGLQNKGLFFTFFTASSIGIRLLAGKTSDRYGRVPILKIAATLMAISMVVIGLAHTPAVLLAGALLYGVSLGLNSPAVTAWTIDLGLPEHRGRALGSMYIALEAGIGLGAFFSAEWYGNNPAHFAKVFFIMAGVTILATIYLLFVYRNKYVRYARKSIKSHYRNR encoded by the coding sequence ATGGACCAGTCGAGTGGGAAGATTTATACGCTTCAGTTCGGGTTGCTTTGCCTGAGCAACCTGCTTTTCTCCGCTAGTTTTAACATGATGATCCCCGAGCTGCCTGCTTACCTCACCAGCCTGGGCGGCGCCGACTATAAGGGATACATCATCGGTCTTTTCACCCTGATGGCCGGCCTGAGCCGGCCTTTTTCCGGAAAACTGACAGACACCATCGGCCGCATTCCTGTGATGGTATTCGGTTCCGTGATCTGCGTCATCTGCAGCCTCCTGTACCCTATGGTCAGCAGCGTTGGCGCGTTTCTCCTGCTGCGGTTTTTTCATGGGTTTTCCACCGGCTTCAAGCCCACCGGCACCTCGGCCTACGTGGCGGATATGGTCCCCTTCAACCGCCGCGGCGAAGCGATGGGGATGGTAGGACTGGCCAGTACGATCGGGCTGTCGCTGGGCCCCTCCATCGGCGGTTCCATCGCCAATGCCTGGGGCATCGTGACCATGTTCCAGATCTCAGCGATATTCGCCTTGTTATCTGTCGTGATTCTCATCGGCATGAAGGAAACGTTGCACAACCGGGAGAAGTTCCGGCCGGCGTTGTTGAAAATCTCCCGTCACGAGATATTCGAGCCTGCCGTGATGGCGCCCGTTGTGATTACGTTCCTCACTTACTTCAGTTACGGCGCGCTGCTTACTATCATCCCGGATTTCAGCGCCCACCTGGGTTTGCAGAATAAAGGGTTATTTTTTACTTTCTTCACCGCCAGCTCCATCGGGATCCGGTTGCTGGCCGGCAAAACCTCCGACCGCTACGGCCGTGTGCCCATTTTGAAGATCGCGGCCACGCTGATGGCCATTTCCATGGTGGTGATCGGGCTGGCGCATACACCCGCGGTATTGCTGGCGGGTGCTTTGTTGTACGGCGTTTCGCTGGGTTTGAATTCCCCGGCCGTAACGGCGTGGACCATCGACCTGGGGTTACCCGAGCACCGGGGGCGTGCGCTGGGCAGTATGTACATCGCCCTGGAAGCGGGCATCGGGCTGGGGGCATTCTTCTCCGCAGAATGGTACGGCAACAACCCCGCTCATTTCGCCAAAGTATTCTTCATTATGGCAGGCGTCACCATTCTGGCAACCATCTACCTGCTGTTCGTGTATCGCAACAAATACGTCCGCTACGCGCGCAAATCCATCAAATCCCACTACCGCAACCGCTAA